One part of the Culicoidibacter larvae genome encodes these proteins:
- a CDS encoding PTS sugar transporter subunit IIC: MEKYMDKILIFAEKVQSNNYLKAISNGLMGTLAINIIGSIALLLAVLPIDPWKDFIAYVGIAPYLLTAYSLTVGVLSLYAAFLIGYNLARNFKQSPLTGAIISLFCFLMMTPMLQLEAGSTLDSSWLGAQGLFTAMISSLVFTRIYCFLMARKITIKMPESVPLFVSETFAGLLPAIIVGALAMLVSFGFGFTSFTSFSGFVYSIIATPLQSLSSSVWSLLFIVLIQMILWFFGIHGSLVVGSFITALYLPMDVANMDALAAGAMNSDLPNILGQSFYNIFGGIGGAGATLSLIIVILVFSKSKQNRTIANLSAVPGLFTINEPIVFGLPLILNPIMMIPFILSPLVQILIAYFGIASGIFPRLSGVQVPFGTPVLINGFIAGGWQIAVLQIICILAACLLYFPFVKLLDKQQRDEEKANLHEEVATEPVS; this comes from the coding sequence TTGGAAAAGTATATGGATAAGATTTTAATTTTTGCAGAAAAAGTACAATCGAATAATTATTTAAAGGCAATTTCAAATGGATTAATGGGTACTTTGGCGATTAACATTATTGGTTCAATTGCTTTATTGTTGGCAGTATTGCCAATTGATCCGTGGAAGGATTTTATTGCTTATGTTGGAATTGCACCATACCTGTTGACGGCATATTCATTAACTGTTGGTGTACTTTCATTATACGCAGCATTTTTGATTGGTTATAATTTGGCTAGAAATTTCAAACAATCACCCCTGACAGGGGCAATTATTTCTTTGTTTTGCTTCTTGATGATGACACCAATGCTACAATTAGAAGCTGGTTCAACACTGGATAGCAGTTGGCTGGGGGCGCAAGGACTGTTTACTGCAATGATTAGTAGTTTGGTCTTTACCAGAATCTATTGCTTCTTAATGGCTCGTAAGATTACTATTAAGATGCCAGAAAGTGTGCCTTTATTTGTTAGTGAAACCTTTGCCGGGTTATTACCAGCAATTATTGTTGGTGCTTTAGCAATGCTTGTGTCTTTTGGTTTTGGCTTTACATCGTTTACATCATTCTCAGGATTTGTTTATTCAATTATTGCAACACCACTGCAAAGTTTGTCGTCAAGTGTTTGGTCATTATTGTTTATCGTTTTGATTCAAATGATTCTTTGGTTCTTTGGAATTCATGGCTCATTGGTTGTTGGTAGTTTCATTACGGCACTCTATTTGCCAATGGATGTTGCTAATATGGATGCGTTGGCAGCTGGAGCGATGAACAGCGACCTGCCAAATATTCTCGGGCAATCTTTCTATAATATTTTTGGTGGTATTGGTGGTGCTGGTGCAACATTGTCGTTGATTATTGTAATCTTAGTATTTTCAAAGAGTAAACAAAATCGAACTATTGCCAATTTGAGTGCAGTTCCAGGATTATTTACTATTAATGAACCAATTGTTTTTGGGTTACCATTAATTTTAAATCCGATTATGATGATTCCATTTATTCTATCACCGTTAGTGCAAATTTTAATTGCTTACTTTGGTATCGCTTCTGGCATTTTCCCAAGACTAAGTGGGGTCCAGGTGCCATTCGGTACGCCGGTTTTAATTAATGGTTTCATTGCCGGTGGCTGGCAGATTGCTGTTTTACAAATAATTTGTATTCTTGCCGCTTGCCTTCTGTATTTCCCGTTTGTTAAACTATTAGATAAGCAGCAGAGAGATGAAGAAAAAGCGAACTTACATGAGGAAGTTGCAACAGAACCAGTATCTTAA
- a CDS encoding topology modulation protein has protein sequence MKKICIIGPSGAGKSTFARRLGAALVIPVFHLDQMFWRENWQSIGKDALLDDSKEVMTTESAWIIDGNYADSLPLRLEYADTVIFLDFPRRIYFPRVIKRYFQYRGRTREDMSAGCEEKLDLEFLTFVWNFKRESRPRVIAALAQSSSEFDLIVLKNPRQVREFLGLLVK, from the coding sequence GGTAAGTCTACATTTGCTAGGCGATTAGGAGCTGCTTTAGTTATTCCGGTTTTTCATCTGGATCAGATGTTTTGGCGAGAAAACTGGCAGTCTATTGGCAAAGATGCGTTGCTGGATGACTCGAAAGAAGTTATGACCACTGAATCAGCGTGGATTATTGATGGTAATTATGCGGATTCATTGCCATTGCGACTGGAATACGCTGATACAGTTATTTTTCTTGATTTCCCGCGACGAATTTATTTTCCGAGGGTGATTAAGCGATATTTTCAATATCGTGGCCGGACACGCGAAGATATGAGCGCCGGTTGTGAAGAGAAACTGGATTTAGAGTTTCTGACATTTGTTTGGAACTTTAAGCGTGAATCGCGGCCGCGGGTTATCGCGGCGCTGGCGCAGAGCAGCTCGGAGTTTGATTTGATTGTATTGAAAAATCCACGGCAGGTTCGGGAGTTTTTGGGTCTGTTAGTAAAGTAG
- a CDS encoding transketolase, with translation MVDLEQKALQIRQATLDLIYKQGAGHLGSDLSCTDILVALYYAVMNIDAANPEASERDRYIQSKGHAAEVYWTILADKGFFPKEELDTFSQYGSRLIGHPNNKVGGVEMNTGSLGHGLAIATGIALAAKMDSKSYHTYVLMGDGELAEGSVWEAAMAAPHYQLHNLTAIIDRNGLQISGASEQVMAVEPLADKWEAFGWHVIEVDGNNVNELVRVLHQEPVPAKPTMIIANTIKGKGIHAAENNPAWHHYVPNEGEYLAATKDLQTGGERNE, from the coding sequence ATGGTTGATTTAGAGCAAAAAGCATTGCAAATAAGACAAGCAACTTTAGATTTGATTTATAAGCAGGGAGCTGGACACTTAGGTTCAGATTTATCTTGTACTGATATTTTAGTGGCATTATATTATGCAGTTATGAATATTGATGCTGCAAATCCGGAAGCATCGGAGCGTGATCGCTATATTCAAAGCAAAGGACATGCTGCGGAAGTTTATTGGACGATTTTAGCTGATAAAGGATTCTTCCCTAAGGAGGAGTTAGATACATTTTCGCAATATGGTTCAAGATTAATTGGTCATCCTAATAATAAAGTTGGCGGTGTTGAGATGAATACTGGTTCATTAGGACATGGATTGGCGATAGCCACCGGAATTGCCTTGGCGGCTAAGATGGATAGTAAATCTTATCATACTTACGTTTTAATGGGTGACGGTGAGCTTGCCGAAGGTTCGGTGTGGGAAGCAGCGATGGCAGCACCACATTATCAACTGCATAATTTGACAGCAATTATTGATCGTAATGGTTTACAGATTAGCGGTGCTTCGGAGCAAGTTATGGCGGTAGAGCCACTCGCAGATAAGTGGGAGGCTTTTGGCTGGCATGTTATTGAAGTAGATGGCAATAATGTGAATGAGCTTGTGCGAGTTTTGCATCAGGAGCCAGTACCGGCTAAGCCGACAATGATTATTGCTAATACAATAAAAGGTAAAGGTATTCATGCTGCTGAAAATAATCCTGCTTGGCACCATTATGTACCAAATGAGGGCGAGTATTTGGCAGCAACTAAAGATTTGCAGACAGGAGGTGAGCGCAATGAGTAA
- a CDS encoding LacI family DNA-binding transcriptional regulator has product MKIDDIARIAKVSKSAVSLALNGKPGVSDKTRAHILKIAEEYNYIPLRNNKKKDTSGQQIIRFLACKNNDIITDHYETLPFFNELIGYLTEDIKEYPFTLLISTINADDMQNELTELEIAQPSAGILLLGTNLSSNQVQIVKDIQPNLVVLDTCIRNMPVSFVSINNYFGGFEAARYLLSLGHTKIGYVMGQPRIYNFDYRQKGFNDALNEAGITIDKQHIYHLPAMQIGIYEQAKNQIQATTDLPTAIFCENDYMAISIIKILADIGISVPDDVSIIGFDNISEGNVVTPELTTIHVKKNLLSAMSLQQLSQQIETKHPNDSYQILINTSLIERNSCKTLK; this is encoded by the coding sequence TTGAAGATAGATGACATCGCGCGTATAGCAAAAGTTTCAAAATCTGCTGTTTCACTTGCTTTAAACGGCAAACCGGGAGTTAGTGACAAAACTCGCGCCCATATTTTAAAAATTGCCGAAGAGTATAATTACATCCCGCTTCGTAATAATAAAAAAAAGGATACTTCTGGCCAACAAATTATTCGCTTTTTGGCATGCAAAAATAATGACATTATTACTGATCACTACGAAACTCTGCCATTCTTTAATGAACTTATCGGATATTTAACCGAAGATATCAAAGAATATCCTTTTACTCTGCTCATCTCAACCATTAACGCTGATGATATGCAAAACGAACTTACTGAACTTGAAATTGCACAACCATCAGCGGGTATTCTCTTGCTTGGAACTAACCTGTCAAGTAACCAAGTTCAAATCGTCAAAGATATACAACCAAACCTCGTTGTTCTAGACACTTGTATTCGCAACATGCCAGTGAGCTTTGTCTCAATCAATAATTACTTTGGCGGCTTCGAAGCAGCTCGCTATTTACTTAGCCTCGGACATACTAAAATTGGTTACGTCATGGGTCAACCACGAATATATAACTTCGACTACCGCCAAAAAGGATTTAATGATGCCCTCAATGAAGCTGGCATTACTATTGACAAACAACATATCTACCACTTGCCGGCAATGCAAATCGGCATTTATGAACAAGCAAAAAATCAAATCCAGGCAACTACTGATTTGCCAACCGCTATCTTCTGCGAAAATGATTATATGGCAATCAGCATCATAAAGATACTTGCCGATATAGGAATCTCTGTTCCGGATGATGTCTCAATCATTGGCTTCGATAACATTAGTGAGGGCAATGTTGTTACTCCGGAACTCACAACCATCCATGTAAAGAAAAATCTGTTATCAGCAATGTCACTGCAGCAACTCAGCCAACAAATCGAAACCAAACACCCCAATGACAGTTACCAAATATTAATCAACACATCACTGATTGAACGTAACTCTTGCAAAACCCTTAAATAA
- a CDS encoding L-fucose/L-arabinose isomerase family protein produces the protein MSKVRIGFAPTRRNIFSAPDAVKYAELTRVKLDQLEIDFVDIAEFNEDGLLYDEADLEPIIEKFKAANIQGLFLPHTNFGTEYVCARLAKALGVPVLLWGPRDERPDEDGIRLRDTQCGLFATGKVLRRFQVPFTYMTNCRLDDPEFERGITDFLAVCRVVSAFNSIKILQIGPRPYDFLTTMCNEGELLEKFNVQLAPVPIPELIAEIHQVKKVALSEIDVTVMHCQKCTHVQMQQQDLEMVAALKVAMQNLCRKYGCNAIAIQCWTALQDEIGIMPCAANAMLIDEGIPVVCETDIHGAITSILIEAASREGKKSIFADWTVRHPDNENGELLQHCGLFPFSAAREKPTLGYPLAFSHPGAVAAEAKHGELTLCRFDGDNGEYSLLLGNAKAIEGPYTKGTYLWVEVANLKRLEEKIVSGPYIHHVSGIHEDVVPILYEACKYIGVTVDLYDPIEEEVRAYLRGE, from the coding sequence ATGAGTAAAGTGAGAATTGGCTTTGCACCAACACGAAGAAATATCTTTAGCGCGCCAGATGCGGTGAAGTATGCAGAGTTAACAAGAGTGAAGCTTGATCAATTAGAAATTGATTTTGTGGATATTGCTGAATTTAATGAGGACGGACTTTTATATGATGAAGCTGATTTAGAGCCAATTATTGAAAAATTCAAAGCGGCCAATATTCAAGGATTATTTCTGCCACATACAAATTTCGGTACTGAGTATGTTTGTGCGCGTTTGGCAAAAGCATTGGGAGTTCCGGTTTTGCTTTGGGGACCTCGTGATGAACGACCGGATGAAGATGGTATTCGTCTGCGAGATACCCAATGCGGCTTATTTGCAACCGGGAAAGTATTACGCCGCTTTCAAGTGCCATTTACATATATGACTAATTGTCGACTTGATGATCCTGAGTTTGAACGAGGGATAACTGATTTTTTGGCAGTTTGTCGGGTGGTTTCTGCATTTAACAGTATTAAGATTTTACAGATTGGCCCAAGACCTTATGATTTTTTAACAACGATGTGTAATGAGGGTGAGTTATTAGAGAAATTTAATGTGCAATTAGCGCCGGTGCCAATACCGGAGTTGATTGCTGAGATTCACCAAGTAAAAAAAGTGGCGCTGAGTGAGATTGATGTTACGGTGATGCATTGTCAGAAATGTACTCATGTGCAGATGCAACAACAGGATTTGGAGATGGTGGCGGCATTAAAAGTGGCTATGCAAAATTTGTGTCGAAAGTATGGTTGTAATGCAATTGCGATTCAATGTTGGACGGCGTTGCAAGATGAGATTGGTATTATGCCGTGTGCAGCGAATGCAATGTTGATTGATGAGGGTATTCCAGTAGTTTGTGAAACTGATATTCATGGAGCTATTACCAGTATTCTGATTGAGGCGGCAAGTCGCGAAGGTAAGAAGAGTATTTTCGCTGATTGGACGGTGCGTCATCCGGATAATGAGAATGGCGAATTATTACAACATTGTGGTTTGTTTCCTTTTTCAGCAGCTCGAGAAAAGCCAACACTTGGGTACCCATTAGCTTTTAGTCATCCAGGGGCAGTTGCAGCTGAAGCAAAGCACGGTGAATTAACTTTATGCCGTTTTGATGGCGACAATGGTGAATATTCTTTATTGCTAGGGAATGCCAAAGCAATTGAAGGTCCTTATACGAAGGGGACTTACTTATGGGTTGAAGTGGCTAATCTAAAACGATTGGAAGAAAAGATTGTGAGCGGACCATATATTCATCATGTGAGCGGTATTCATGAAGATGTTGTGCCTATATTATATGAGGCATGTAAATATATAGGTGTTACAGTTGATTTATATGATCCGATTGAAGAAGAAGTTCGGGCATATCTACGCGGTGAATAG
- a CDS encoding FGGY-family carbohydrate kinase encodes MKLLKKWLVVMMDEYRVVIDQSTSGTKCLLVKIDAGIEVVERLDCKHQQIYPQEAWVEHDPMEIVDNVYRLLDELIDRYPGQITSISITNQRETIVAWHKSTGEPLANALVWQCIRSQQICEQLISAGYEATIRAKTGLKIDSYFSGPKLRWLFENNDEYKLAMQAGDLAVGTMDAWLIWNLTGGRVFATEPSNASRTLLFDIHRLAWDQELMELFRVTPEMLPIVLQSADDFGDYRGIPIISVMADSQAALFGQQCLDNGEIKATLGTGCSVMMQLGTGDAPNSNTMMTTIAWQQCGRANYALEGIIRSCGDTLIWAQENLQLFDSPELATQLAFELDDSNGVFFIPAQLGLAAPFWRPGAQAAVIGMTRSTTNAHVIRAVFDSIVYQIKAVIDEMEQLSSASITKVRLDGGVTKNQQLMQYLSSVLNRVVAVSETEELSALGALAIPGAFSINNKYTLYTPERIQTNYHQWKGYADMF; translated from the coding sequence ATGAAGTTGCTCAAGAAATGGTTGGTGGTCATGATGGATGAATATCGGGTGGTGATTGATCAGAGTACTTCAGGAACTAAGTGTTTGTTGGTAAAGATTGATGCAGGTATTGAAGTAGTTGAACGACTTGATTGTAAGCACCAACAAATTTATCCGCAAGAGGCATGGGTAGAACATGATCCGATGGAAATAGTTGATAATGTGTATCGTCTTTTAGATGAATTGATTGACCGTTATCCCGGGCAGATTACAAGTATTTCAATTACCAATCAGCGGGAAACTATTGTAGCATGGCATAAAAGTACAGGTGAGCCATTAGCGAACGCGCTGGTTTGGCAGTGCATTCGTAGTCAGCAAATCTGTGAACAGTTAATAAGTGCCGGATATGAAGCGACTATCAGAGCTAAGACTGGTCTGAAGATAGATTCTTATTTTAGCGGTCCGAAGTTACGTTGGCTTTTTGAAAATAATGATGAATACAAATTAGCCATGCAGGCTGGTGACTTGGCGGTTGGTACGATGGATGCATGGTTGATATGGAATTTAACTGGCGGTCGTGTGTTTGCAACTGAACCAAGTAATGCCAGTCGTACATTACTATTTGATATACATCGGTTGGCATGGGATCAAGAGTTGATGGAGCTATTTAGAGTTACGCCAGAAATGTTGCCAATAGTATTGCAATCAGCAGACGATTTTGGCGACTATCGCGGAATTCCGATTATCAGTGTGATGGCTGATTCTCAGGCAGCGCTCTTTGGCCAGCAATGTCTGGACAATGGTGAAATCAAAGCAACTCTTGGCACTGGTTGCTCCGTGATGATGCAATTAGGCACTGGCGATGCTCCGAACAGTAATACAATGATGACAACAATTGCTTGGCAACAATGTGGTCGTGCTAACTATGCTTTGGAAGGAATTATTCGTTCGTGCGGAGACACTTTAATCTGGGCGCAGGAAAATTTACAGTTGTTTGATAGTCCGGAGCTAGCAACCCAACTTGCTTTTGAATTAGATGATAGTAACGGGGTGTTCTTTATCCCGGCTCAGCTTGGACTGGCGGCGCCGTTCTGGCGCCCGGGTGCTCAGGCTGCAGTCATTGGCATGACACGTTCGACCACTAATGCTCATGTGATTCGTGCGGTATTCGATAGTATCGTATATCAAATTAAAGCAGTCATTGATGAGATGGAGCAGTTAAGTAGCGCGAGCATTACTAAGGTGCGTCTTGATGGTGGCGTGACTAAGAATCAGCAATTAATGCAATATCTAAGCTCAGTATTGAATAGGGTTGTTGCTGTAAGTGAAACTGAGGAATTGTCAGCGCTTGGAGCGCTGGCAATTCCGGGAGCTTTTTCAATAAATAATAAATATACGTTATATACTCCAGAGCGAATACAGACAAATTATCATCAATGGAAGGGGTATGCCGATATGTTTTAA
- a CDS encoding transketolase family protein: protein MSNKVANRQVVCDVLVAAGQQNRDLVVLTSDSRGSASLAKFAEQLPEQLVEVGIAEQNLVSIAAGLAHSGKRSFVASPACFLSMRSIEQIKVDVAYSNTNVKLVGISGGVSYGALGMSHHSLQDIAVTRAIPNLQVLLPADRFETEAMFRALVVSNQPAYIRIGRNPVADCYESADYGFTIGKGVKLRAGTDITIIATGEMVRVALDTAELLAQINIACSVINIHTIKPLDIELIRSEAEATRRVISLEEHSIFGGLGAAIAEALSMTTNVIHKIIGIPDEPVVTGSSAEIFSHYGLDAQSVYEVAQEMVGGHDG, encoded by the coding sequence ATGAGTAATAAAGTTGCTAATCGGCAAGTTGTTTGTGATGTATTGGTTGCTGCTGGACAGCAGAATCGCGATTTAGTCGTGCTAACCAGTGATTCGCGGGGGTCAGCATCACTTGCGAAGTTTGCTGAACAACTTCCCGAACAATTAGTAGAAGTTGGCATTGCCGAACAAAATTTAGTTAGTATTGCCGCCGGACTTGCACATAGCGGTAAACGCAGTTTTGTAGCGTCGCCAGCGTGTTTCCTTAGTATGCGCAGTATTGAGCAGATTAAAGTTGATGTTGCTTATTCAAACACTAATGTGAAGTTGGTTGGTATCAGTGGCGGTGTCAGTTATGGTGCACTAGGAATGAGCCATCATTCCTTGCAGGATATTGCGGTGACTAGAGCGATACCAAATTTGCAGGTACTCTTGCCGGCTGACCGATTTGAAACTGAAGCAATGTTTCGGGCACTGGTGGTATCAAACCAGCCAGCATATATTCGTATCGGTCGAAACCCGGTCGCGGATTGTTATGAGTCGGCAGATTATGGATTTACTATCGGTAAAGGTGTTAAGCTACGCGCGGGGACAGATATAACTATAATTGCAACTGGCGAGATGGTGCGGGTTGCATTAGATACTGCTGAACTATTAGCACAAATAAATATTGCGTGTAGCGTAATAAATATTCACACGATAAAACCTTTGGACATTGAATTGATTCGAAGTGAAGCTGAGGCAACGCGGCGGGTAATATCGTTAGAGGAGCATAGCATTTTTGGTGGTTTAGGGGCAGCGATAGCAGAGGCGCTGAGTATGACAACAAATGTCATACACAAAATTATTGGTATCCCTGATGAACCGGTGGTGACCGGCTCATCAGCTGAAATTTTTTCTCACTATGGATTAGATGCGCAGTCAGTATATGAAGTTGCTCAAGAAATGGTTGGTGGTCATGATGGATGA
- a CDS encoding DUF4038 domain-containing protein, translated as MFDISKDKRYFLVDGEPGFYLADTCWSAFTNISDEDWQYYLSVRKQQGFNVIQINMLWQWDSSATNLALLPFGKNADGTFDFSKRNDAYFDRAVRMVAQARDYGITVALVLLWCNYLPDTWATKLKATSLFPLDLVEEYAEYIAQRFAKYQPIYIISGDTDFPNDTVIEYYERALNAVKRVDPNGLTTLHIQGRADSLPKRLQNNSGLDFYMYQSGHNSAYQETTYLLAEKFAGEQPQKPVINSEPCYEQMGYSRKVYGRFNRFDVRRAAWQSVLSGASAGVTYGAHGIWSWHTASEDFDSSVGEAFEPPYDWHTALHFEGAWDYAYIKTFFESHHLHDIKPCQDIILGSPEIRAAQHEQAIYIYLPSNIKLQLKGDYQQYKISAVHLETKQTSMLDAKYNEDKQITTLAMHPFIGDALYILEK; from the coding sequence ATGTTTGATATAAGTAAAGATAAGCGCTATTTTTTGGTAGATGGCGAACCAGGGTTTTATTTAGCAGATACTTGCTGGAGTGCTTTTACCAATATCAGCGATGAAGATTGGCAATACTATTTGTCAGTACGAAAACAACAAGGGTTCAACGTGATTCAAATTAATATGTTATGGCAATGGGATTCAAGTGCAACTAATTTAGCATTGTTACCATTCGGAAAGAATGCTGATGGAACTTTTGACTTTAGTAAACGCAACGATGCTTATTTTGACCGGGCAGTGCGTATGGTGGCGCAGGCGCGTGATTATGGAATTACTGTGGCACTAGTGCTGTTGTGGTGCAATTATTTACCGGATACTTGGGCGACAAAATTAAAGGCTACAAGTTTGTTTCCATTAGATCTGGTTGAAGAGTATGCTGAATATATTGCACAACGGTTTGCTAAGTATCAGCCTATTTATATTATTAGTGGCGATACTGATTTTCCTAACGATACCGTGATTGAGTATTATGAACGGGCACTGAATGCAGTGAAACGGGTTGATCCGAACGGATTGACAACTTTACATATTCAAGGACGGGCAGATAGTTTGCCAAAGCGTCTGCAAAACAATTCAGGACTTGATTTTTATATGTATCAATCAGGGCATAATAGTGCATACCAAGAAACTACCTATTTACTTGCCGAAAAATTTGCCGGCGAGCAACCACAAAAACCAGTTATTAATTCAGAACCATGCTATGAACAGATGGGATACAGTCGCAAAGTGTACGGTCGATTTAACCGTTTTGATGTGCGGCGAGCAGCGTGGCAAAGTGTTCTGTCAGGAGCTAGTGCTGGTGTAACTTATGGGGCGCATGGTATCTGGTCATGGCATACTGCAAGTGAGGATTTCGATTCAAGTGTCGGTGAGGCATTTGAACCACCATATGATTGGCATACGGCTTTGCATTTTGAGGGTGCTTGGGACTATGCTTATATCAAAACATTTTTTGAAAGTCATCACTTGCATGATATCAAACCCTGCCAGGACATTATCCTTGGCTCACCTGAAATTCGGGCAGCACAGCATGAACAGGCAATTTACATTTATCTGCCTTCCAACATTAAATTGCAATTGAAAGGCGATTACCAACAATATAAAATAAGTGCTGTCCATCTAGAAACAAAGCAAACCAGTATGCTTGATGCAAAATATAATGAGGATAAACAAATAACAACCTTAGCAATGCATCCGTTCATTGGTGATGCACTTTATATTTTAGAGAAATAG